One genomic window of Acidobacteriota bacterium includes the following:
- a CDS encoding GMC family oxidoreductase, protein MEKIIVIGSGASGVHFALSLLEKGYEVVMLDVGHAKPPETNPKDRFNELKSNLSDPVEYFLGSNFEAVVHPGSEGEYYGFPPHKSYVFSQPESYKWEANGFSPLLSFARGGLAEAWSGGSYPLNDVELRDFPFDLAELAPYYGEVARRIGISGVDDDLARFQPTHDYLMEPLRLDSHSRLLLDAYKKHKQSLNQKLGCYIGRARVATLSRDLDGRKGCDYSGRCHWGCPSGSFYTPSLTLKQCQGYPNFTYMPGMLASHFKIGANGRVTAIVAESLADSVEREIVADRFALAAGTLSSSKIFLDSIWKATGEVVKLTGLMDNRQILIPFINLNMIGEKYESESYQYQQIVMGFEGRQPDEYFHGIVTTLKTALIHPIVQNIPLDLRMALSVFRNVRAGLGVVNLNFPDHRRESNFVTLQTDGATGRTKLLINYAPPDSEPEVLKRVVKTVKKALWKLGCIVPPGMMHTRPMGASVHYAGTIPMSTIRAPLTSSPDCRSHDFDNLYFADGTTFPALSAKNLTFSLMANAVRMADRAF, encoded by the coding sequence ATGGAGAAAATAATCGTCATTGGCTCCGGCGCCAGCGGAGTTCATTTCGCCCTTTCACTGCTCGAGAAAGGTTACGAAGTGGTCATGTTGGATGTCGGACATGCAAAGCCGCCAGAGACTAATCCCAAAGACAGATTCAACGAATTAAAGTCGAATCTGAGCGATCCAGTTGAGTATTTTCTGGGATCGAATTTCGAGGCCGTTGTTCATCCGGGGTCAGAAGGCGAGTATTACGGTTTTCCGCCGCACAAGAGTTACGTTTTCTCCCAGCCTGAATCGTACAAGTGGGAGGCCAACGGATTTTCGCCACTGCTTTCGTTTGCACGCGGCGGTCTGGCCGAAGCGTGGTCGGGCGGCTCCTATCCGCTTAATGATGTCGAATTGCGCGATTTTCCTTTCGATCTGGCTGAACTGGCGCCTTATTATGGAGAGGTTGCGCGTCGTATCGGCATTTCAGGAGTTGACGATGATCTGGCTCGCTTTCAACCCACTCACGATTATTTGATGGAACCGCTGCGACTGGACAGTCATTCGCGGCTTTTGCTGGACGCTTACAAAAAGCACAAACAGTCCCTCAATCAGAAATTAGGATGCTACATTGGCCGCGCCCGCGTTGCCACGCTCAGCCGCGACCTGGACGGACGAAAAGGTTGTGATTACTCCGGCAGGTGTCATTGGGGGTGCCCGTCAGGCTCGTTCTATACGCCGTCGCTGACGCTTAAACAATGTCAGGGGTATCCGAACTTCACTTATATGCCGGGAATGCTGGCAAGCCATTTCAAGATCGGCGCGAATGGCCGCGTGACCGCGATTGTGGCCGAATCGCTTGCCGATTCAGTCGAGCGCGAGATCGTCGCTGACAGATTCGCGCTTGCTGCCGGAACACTCTCTTCGTCGAAGATATTCCTCGACTCGATTTGGAAAGCCACAGGCGAGGTCGTCAAGTTGACCGGTTTGATGGATAACCGGCAAATCCTGATTCCGTTCATCAACCTGAATATGATCGGCGAAAAATACGAATCCGAGAGTTATCAATACCAACAGATCGTAATGGGTTTTGAGGGACGGCAACCCGATGAATACTTTCACGGAATAGTCACGACGCTCAAGACCGCTTTGATTCATCCGATTGTGCAGAATATCCCGCTGGATTTGCGCATGGCACTTTCGGTATTTCGCAACGTGCGCGCAGGGCTGGGGGTCGTAAACCTGAATTTCCCTGACCATCGACGTGAAAGCAATTTCGTTACTTTGCAAACAGATGGCGCAACAGGGCGCACGAAACTGTTGATCAATTACGCGCCGCCAGACAGCGAGCCCGAAGTTCTGAAACGCGTGGTGAAAACTGTCAAAAAAGCATTATGGAAACTCGGATGTATCGTACCTCCGGGAATGATGCATACGCGACCGATGGGGGCGAGTGTGCATTATGCCGGGACGATCCCTATGTCAACGATCAGGGCGCCACTGACTTCGTCCCCCGATTGTCGCAGTCATGATTTCGACAATCTTTACTTTGCCGATGGGACGACTTTTCCAGCGTTGTCTGCCAAGAATTTAACTTTTTCGCTTATGGCTAATGCAGTGCGCATGGCGGACAGAGCGTTTTAG
- a CDS encoding glycosyltransferase family 39 protein: MNRQKTLIVIFYALGGILLLMTVLFSSSDYHHALLTDTSRSLSWGPTLFRVLLAVHGLALVSAGLVWRMSKALKGSDVAQSQKTPRMDYIILAVLTVIALGLRLYRLNTDLWFDEILMVLDFIRHPLGEVLTSFPSKNQHLLYSILAHTSVQWFGESAWAVRLPSVIFGTASVWALYLFGRHVFNRRVALFGSALLTLSYHHIWFSQNARGYMGLMLFTTLATWLWLEAWERGFGWWVAYAIVTAIGAWVHMTMIFVVSAHGLLYLVWLVLPKLFGGRRRLEGKQRWYPFLAWALCGTLTLQVYALALPEFFKTGIHEVSEPSEWVSLWWLVTESVRNLQLGFSAFVVLLAGGVTVLVGAWGLIRRDLMALGSMILPPVFAGVTTLLWSHNFWPRLFFFAMGFGLLIAVNGAMRLPLLLRRFVPADRLSDHSLEAAGASLVVLMIVASTLTIPRCYALPKQNYTGARDFVEGNRHNGDAVVAVGLAGVAYGKYFAPQWAAAQTEAELDAVRQGRSDVWLVYTIPIQVKAYRPDVWKVIEKDFEVVKVFPGTLGGGEVFVCKQKNKTELASGNEVK, translated from the coding sequence ATGAATCGGCAAAAGACACTTATCGTTATTTTCTACGCGCTTGGCGGAATACTGCTGTTGATGACGGTTTTATTTTCATCGTCCGATTACCATCACGCATTGCTGACCGATACCTCGCGCTCACTGTCTTGGGGACCGACACTGTTTCGCGTGTTGTTGGCGGTTCACGGATTGGCCTTGGTTTCTGCTGGTCTGGTTTGGCGAATGAGCAAAGCTTTGAAAGGTTCTGATGTAGCGCAATCTCAAAAAACACCCAGGATGGATTACATTATTCTTGCTGTGTTAACCGTCATTGCGCTTGGATTGCGGTTGTATCGGCTAAACACCGATTTGTGGTTTGACGAAATCCTGATGGTGTTGGATTTCATTCGCCATCCGTTAGGCGAAGTGTTGACCAGCTTTCCATCAAAAAACCAGCATCTGTTGTATTCAATCCTGGCGCATACTTCCGTGCAATGGTTTGGTGAAAGCGCCTGGGCGGTTCGATTGCCGTCTGTGATTTTCGGAACCGCCAGCGTTTGGGCGTTGTATCTGTTCGGGCGTCATGTGTTCAATCGCCGCGTCGCTTTGTTCGGCAGCGCCCTGTTGACGTTGTCGTATCATCACATCTGGTTTTCGCAAAACGCGCGCGGCTATATGGGTTTAATGCTGTTCACGACCCTGGCGACATGGTTATGGTTGGAAGCCTGGGAGCGAGGTTTCGGATGGTGGGTCGCGTATGCCATTGTCACGGCGATTGGCGCGTGGGTTCACATGACGATGATTTTTGTCGTCTCCGCGCACGGATTGCTGTACCTGGTCTGGCTGGTGTTGCCGAAGTTGTTTGGCGGTCGGCGGCGATTGGAGGGGAAACAGCGTTGGTATCCGTTTTTGGCTTGGGCGTTATGCGGGACGTTGACGTTGCAGGTGTATGCGCTGGCGCTGCCGGAGTTTTTCAAAACCGGTATCCACGAAGTTTCCGAACCTTCCGAATGGGTGAGTTTGTGGTGGTTGGTGACGGAAAGTGTGCGCAACCTGCAACTGGGATTTTCGGCCTTTGTGGTGTTGCTGGCGGGCGGCGTGACGGTTTTGGTTGGAGCCTGGGGTTTGATTCGCCGGGATTTGATGGCACTCGGGTCAATGATTCTCCCTCCGGTGTTTGCCGGTGTGACGACGCTGTTGTGGAGTCATAACTTCTGGCCGCGATTGTTTTTCTTTGCGATGGGATTCGGATTGTTAATCGCAGTCAACGGTGCGATGCGGTTGCCGCTATTGCTTCGCCGGTTTGTTCCTGCGGATCGTCTGTCTGACCATTCGTTGGAGGCGGCCGGTGCGTCCTTGGTTGTGCTGATGATTGTGGCGTCCACGTTGACGATTCCGCGCTGTTACGCGCTGCCGAAGCAGAATTACACCGGAGCGCGCGATTTTGTCGAAGGCAATCGCCACAACGGAGACGCAGTGGTGGCGGTTGGATTGGCGGGCGTGGCTTACGGAAAATACTTCGCGCCGCAATGGGCTGCGGCGCAAACCGAAGCCGAGCTCGATGCCGTGCGGCAAGGTCGTTCGGATGTTTGGCTGGTGTATACGATTCCGATTCAGGTCAAAGCCTACCGGCCGGATGTATGGAAAGTGATTGAAAAAGACTTTGAGGTTGTGAAAGTCTTTCCGGGAACTTTGGGGGGCGGCGAAGTTTTTGTTTGCAAACAAAAGAACAAAACCGAGCTTGCCAGTGGGAACGAGGTGAAATGA
- a CDS encoding glycosyltransferase family 2 protein has protein sequence MRNDILQVSVVIPAFNEEAAVGAEVHNIRQALRQSGIPHEIIVVDDGSHDRTAEEAVRAGARVLKHLHNRGYGASLKTGITAAKYEMICITDADGTYPADQIPVLLEKLRTADMAVGARIGANVNIPLVRKPAKMMLRWLAERVAGRKIPDLNSGLRVFRRELAMQYFPILSNQFSFTTTITLALMADDYLVAYHPIDYYARVGRSKIVPRHFMDFMVLVLRMAMLFQPLKVFIPVGLTFGALGVLKVVFDVATSPLRHPGNDWSVFYTPVLSTSAILLLLIGLQFLLIGMVADGVVRRIALRSGPMAVSRAVVAAEITKQSEEELEFVER, from the coding sequence ATGAGAAACGACATCTTGCAGGTTTCCGTTGTCATTCCTGCCTTCAATGAAGAGGCGGCTGTCGGCGCTGAGGTGCATAATATTCGCCAGGCATTGCGTCAATCCGGGATTCCCCATGAAATCATCGTAGTGGACGACGGTTCGCATGACCGCACCGCCGAAGAAGCCGTGCGCGCCGGCGCACGAGTGTTGAAACATTTGCACAATCGCGGATATGGCGCATCGCTGAAAACAGGGATTACCGCGGCAAAATATGAAATGATTTGCATCACGGATGCTGACGGAACCTACCCTGCCGACCAGATTCCGGTGCTGTTGGAAAAATTGCGAACGGCAGACATGGCCGTCGGCGCGCGCATCGGAGCAAACGTCAACATTCCTCTGGTTCGCAAACCGGCCAAGATGATGTTGCGATGGTTGGCTGAACGCGTTGCCGGACGCAAAATCCCGGATTTGAATTCCGGTTTGCGCGTGTTTCGCCGCGAACTGGCGATGCAGTACTTCCCGATTTTGTCGAATCAGTTTTCCTTTACGACGACGATCACTTTGGCGTTGATGGCGGACGATTATCTGGTGGCTTATCACCCGATTGATTATTACGCGCGCGTCGGCAGGTCGAAAATCGTTCCGCGTCATTTCATGGATTTCATGGTTTTGGTGTTGCGGATGGCGATGTTGTTTCAACCGCTGAAGGTATTCATTCCGGTCGGGCTGACGTTTGGCGCGCTGGGCGTTCTGAAAGTAGTGTTCGACGTTGCCACATCGCCACTGCGCCATCCCGGAAATGACTGGTCGGTTTTTTATACGCCTGTACTTTCGACTTCGGCGATTTTGTTGTTGCTGATTGGATTGCAGTTTTTGTTGATCGGCATGGTAGCCGATGGCGTCGTCCGTCGGATTGCGTTGCGGAGCGGACCGATGGCGGTTTCGCGCGCGGTGGTGGCCGCCGAAATCACCAAACAAAGCGAAGAAGAATTGGAGTTCGTAGAAAGATAA
- a CDS encoding isoprenylcysteine carboxylmethyltransferase family protein, with the protein MIVLRLYLLAGLLAHKAVWEILKRRKSPIEQAKPKPQPLNVQLVKTVKVAILLGIVAQTVLPEIFPISQEPLQLRAIGIAIYTAGLLIAVVARFQLDHNWSDIETAQVLTYQAVVSNGIYRYIRHPIYVGDLLLLFGLELSLNSWLVLGVVLLTPVVLIQATLEEKKLISVLPGYELYCRNTKRFIPFVI; encoded by the coding sequence ATGATTGTTTTACGACTGTATTTACTGGCTGGTTTGTTGGCGCACAAAGCCGTTTGGGAAATTTTGAAACGGCGCAAATCTCCAATCGAACAAGCCAAACCAAAACCGCAGCCGCTGAACGTGCAACTGGTCAAAACGGTCAAAGTTGCCATCTTGCTGGGAATTGTTGCTCAAACGGTCTTGCCGGAGATTTTTCCAATCAGCCAGGAACCGTTGCAGTTGCGCGCAATCGGCATTGCGATTTACACGGCGGGGTTGCTGATTGCCGTCGTTGCTCGCTTTCAATTGGATCATAACTGGTCGGATATAGAAACGGCGCAAGTGTTGACGTATCAAGCCGTCGTGTCCAATGGAATTTACAGGTACATACGCCATCCGATTTACGTCGGTGATTTGTTGCTGTTGTTTGGCTTGGAGCTGAGTTTGAACTCGTGGTTGGTGCTGGGCGTAGTGTTGCTGACGCCAGTGGTGTTGATCCAGGCCACGCTGGAAGAGAAAAAATTGATCAGTGTTTTGCCGGGCTATGAGCTTTATTGCCGGAACACCAAGAGGTTTATTCCGTTTGTCATCTGA
- a CDS encoding FAD-dependent oxidoreductase, translating into MSSEINPTSNVESYRQAARPRVAILGAGPAGLGAAWQLARNGKAEAIVLEQRGDVGGNSGSFELDGLMLDYGSHRLHPSCHPRILADLRDLLGGDLLDRPRHGRICLRGRWIHFPLKPVDLMLRLPLSFAAGVAFDSVRKLFPAPSPNGQDSFASVLERNLGSTIYRDFYHPYAQKIWGVSAEQLSAIQAYRRVSAGSLIKMVKKVLALVPGFKAPGAGRFFYPREGFGQISQALAKAADREGAQLFRDTTVKRIYLGTPHRIEVVRDGSPQIIEADFVWSTIPIPTLAQLVNPAAPDEVIEAGRNVKYRAMILIYLVIGQPQFTEFDAHYFPDADIVLTRISEPKNYSARTEPKDRTVLCCELPCDVGDGRWQMPDQELGQVAVHALERSGLPINAPIVQVITKRLSHAYPIYHQGYEKHFGLLDEWALGLDRILTFGRQGLFAHDNTHHALAMAYAAVDCLAHSGSFDLAKWEEYRAEFATHTVED; encoded by the coding sequence TTGTCATCTGAAATCAATCCGACGTCGAACGTCGAATCGTATCGTCAGGCTGCTCGTCCACGCGTGGCCATCCTGGGAGCCGGCCCTGCTGGTTTGGGGGCAGCCTGGCAACTGGCGCGCAACGGGAAAGCCGAGGCCATCGTTCTGGAACAGCGCGGCGATGTCGGCGGCAATTCCGGTAGTTTTGAATTGGATGGATTGATGCTGGATTACGGCAGCCATCGGCTTCATCCGTCTTGCCATCCGCGTATCCTGGCTGATTTGCGCGACCTGTTGGGCGGAGATTTGTTGGATCGTCCGCGTCACGGGCGAATTTGCCTGCGCGGTCGTTGGATTCATTTTCCGCTGAAGCCTGTGGATTTGATGCTGCGTTTGCCGTTGTCTTTTGCGGCGGGAGTCGCGTTTGACTCTGTACGAAAGCTCTTTCCTGCGCCGTCACCAAATGGCCAAGACAGTTTTGCCAGTGTGTTGGAGCGCAATCTCGGCTCAACGATTTATCGAGACTTTTACCATCCTTACGCCCAAAAGATTTGGGGCGTTTCGGCGGAACAGCTTTCGGCGATTCAAGCTTATCGCCGTGTCAGTGCCGGTTCGTTGATCAAGATGGTTAAAAAGGTGCTGGCGCTGGTTCCCGGCTTCAAAGCTCCGGGCGCTGGCCGTTTTTTTTACCCCCGCGAAGGCTTTGGACAAATCAGTCAGGCGTTGGCAAAGGCCGCGGATCGCGAAGGCGCGCAGCTTTTCCGCGACACCACGGTCAAGCGAATTTATCTCGGCACGCCCCACCGAATCGAAGTTGTGCGCGACGGCTCTCCGCAAATCATCGAAGCTGATTTCGTTTGGTCAACGATCCCAATTCCCACATTGGCTCAATTGGTAAATCCGGCTGCGCCAGATGAAGTGATCGAAGCCGGTCGGAACGTCAAATATCGCGCGATGATTCTGATCTACCTGGTTATTGGCCAGCCGCAATTCACTGAATTCGACGCGCATTACTTTCCGGATGCCGACATTGTACTGACGCGAATTTCCGAACCAAAAAACTACAGTGCGCGAACAGAGCCAAAAGACCGCACGGTGCTTTGTTGTGAATTGCCCTGCGATGTTGGTGACGGACGGTGGCAAATGCCGGATCAGGAATTGGGGCAAGTGGCCGTGCATGCATTGGAGCGAAGCGGATTGCCAATCAATGCTCCAATTGTCCAGGTCATCACCAAACGACTTTCGCACGCATATCCGATTTACCACCAAGGCTACGAAAAGCATTTCGGCTTGTTGGATGAATGGGCGTTGGGGCTTGACCGCATTCTGACGTTTGGACGCCAGGGGTTGTTTGCCCACGACAATACGCATCATGCATTGGCGATGGCTTATGCCGCCGTTGATTGCTTGGCTCATTCAGGAAGTTTTGACTTGGCGAAATGGGAAGAATACCGCGCCGAATTTGCCACACACACAGTTGAAGACTAA
- a CDS encoding sulfatase-like hydrolase/transferase encodes MNYLVHLARHSFLIEIFAHFVVIVCSVGLFAAFVYWALISGIVSRMIYFSIFAVSSFIEYTCQRTLLRFSNAEDIKLFIVMTNAEMQVDALKTFLNWQAIFPCVAFALCLLLFRIPKRSAGLKGLMVVLIGTFGFYLIVAQRDILYKDYLTYPVVSVNACFRTLADYVKISITTPDVIREEVETVEGVPRPVNNIIFVIDESLRGDHLSLNGYARKTTPYLDGLYNKGMLQNWGIATSVTTCSGSSSLILATGLRVQDLPDTENNAHQAPTIFQYAKAMGYRTYFLDGQMNVLWSIKPTDMKYIDEWWGLNRFLQINGDRMVVDFTIAETTGKIITNSHGNFIWVIKSGVHFPYYKRFPEKAAEWTPFFANMGGGEKHQEEFMNSYDNAIKYNLDIFFKSLIPDYRIPDNTTIVYTSDHGETIGEGGNPNFHCGVTKNEVVVPLFIIGYNQTKVDTKYKASHPNIFATLLDMMKVPDYIRKRQYAPSLLTAKEADSEPRYYVGPGLNNRDKLKFD; translated from the coding sequence ATGAATTATCTGGTGCATCTGGCAAGACACTCTTTCTTAATAGAAATATTTGCGCATTTTGTCGTTATTGTTTGCTCTGTTGGTCTTTTTGCGGCATTCGTTTATTGGGCTCTGATCTCCGGCATAGTCAGTAGAATGATTTATTTTTCTATTTTTGCCGTTTCATCTTTTATCGAGTATACCTGCCAGAGAACACTATTGAGGTTTTCGAACGCTGAAGACATTAAATTATTTATTGTCATGACGAATGCGGAGATGCAGGTAGATGCGCTCAAAACATTTCTGAACTGGCAAGCGATCTTTCCCTGTGTCGCTTTCGCTCTTTGCCTTCTATTATTCAGAATCCCAAAACGTAGCGCAGGCCTAAAAGGATTGATGGTAGTTTTAATTGGCACTTTTGGGTTTTATCTTATAGTTGCTCAGCGTGATATTCTCTATAAGGATTATTTGACATATCCGGTGGTATCCGTTAATGCGTGTTTCAGAACCTTGGCTGATTATGTCAAAATATCAATAACCACGCCTGATGTAATCCGCGAAGAGGTTGAGACTGTTGAGGGGGTTCCACGGCCCGTTAATAACATTATATTCGTTATTGACGAGTCGCTGCGGGGCGACCATTTAAGCTTGAATGGATATGCCAGAAAAACCACTCCTTACCTCGATGGTTTGTACAATAAAGGAATGTTGCAAAACTGGGGGATTGCTACTTCAGTGACGACTTGTTCCGGCAGTTCGTCTCTTATTTTAGCAACCGGATTGCGGGTGCAAGATTTACCCGATACCGAAAATAATGCACATCAAGCTCCTACTATTTTTCAATATGCCAAAGCTATGGGATATCGCACATACTTTCTGGATGGCCAAATGAATGTTCTTTGGAGCATAAAGCCAACGGATATGAAATACATTGATGAATGGTGGGGACTTAACAGGTTCCTGCAAATTAACGGTGACCGTATGGTCGTGGATTTTACTATTGCTGAAACTACTGGAAAGATAATTACAAACTCTCATGGAAATTTTATTTGGGTTATCAAGTCTGGAGTGCATTTCCCATACTATAAACGTTTCCCCGAAAAGGCAGCCGAATGGACTCCTTTCTTTGCCAACATGGGAGGTGGCGAAAAACATCAAGAGGAGTTTATGAATTCTTATGATAATGCGATTAAGTATAATCTGGATATTTTTTTTAAGAGCCTGATACCTGACTATCGAATACCTGACAATACGACAATAGTTTATACCTCGGATCACGGCGAAACTATTGGTGAGGGCGGTAATCCGAATTTTCATTGCGGTGTAACCAAAAACGAAGTAGTGGTTCCGCTGTTTATTATTGGATATAATCAAACAAAAGTTGACACTAAATACAAGGCCAGCCATCCGAACATATTTGCTACTTTGTTGGATATGATGAAAGTTCCTGATTATATCAGAAAACGGCAATACGCTCCGTCATTACTCACAGCCAAGGAAGCCGATTCAGAACCCAGGTACTATGTTGGCCCAGGTTTAAATAACCGGGACAAGCTAAAATTTGATTAG
- a CDS encoding class I SAM-dependent methyltransferase produces the protein MKIMRKTGSNQMMKNSFTNEPNVESFYDRIIKVYNVSFKFNRYSHSLERYLSDNLPLHRQNPRILDAGCGPGLLTEALLKATNLQSNITGIDLSVKSIEAAKKAIGKKGRFEAQVQFAQANILNLPFHDESFDLVVTSGALEYVSLRSGLEEIARVLVPGGHLIYFPLKPSLGGYLLAISFRMQMYLPDEVIASLSSNFEILSHHNFTAWEPIGWSKSAILSRKL, from the coding sequence TTGAAAATAATGAGAAAGACAGGTAGCAATCAAATGATGAAAAACTCGTTTACGAATGAGCCAAATGTCGAATCTTTCTACGATCGTATTATCAAGGTCTATAATGTTTCTTTCAAATTCAATCGGTACAGCCATTCGCTTGAACGTTATCTGAGCGACAATCTACCTCTGCATCGGCAGAACCCCAGGATACTCGATGCCGGGTGCGGGCCCGGTTTGTTGACCGAAGCTTTGCTTAAAGCCACGAATTTACAGTCGAATATCACAGGAATTGACCTTTCAGTTAAGTCTATTGAAGCAGCTAAAAAGGCTATAGGTAAAAAGGGGCGATTTGAAGCGCAGGTTCAGTTTGCTCAGGCTAACATACTGAATTTGCCTTTCCATGATGAATCATTTGATTTGGTTGTTACCAGCGGGGCATTGGAATATGTTTCTTTGCGATCCGGCCTCGAAGAAATTGCCAGGGTTCTTGTCCCTGGCGGCCATCTTATTTACTTCCCGCTTAAGCCTTCGCTGGGTGGGTATTTATTGGCGATTTCTTTTCGCATGCAGATGTATCTGCCTGATGAAGTTATTGCGAGCCTAAGCTCTAATTTCGAAATTCTATCCCACCATAACTTTACTGCGTGGGAGCCAATCGGCTGGTCAAAGTCAGCGATACTCAGCAGAAAGCTGTAA
- a CDS encoding NAD(P)-dependent oxidoreductase translates to MQKLHNVPPMVLGASGFIGRWVSRRLCSQGARPFLLVRNLAAAERVFSDYEISGEIIEADFRHLASVGTIIGKVKPDVVFNLAGYGIDRSERDEEQAYRINADLVEMICKAMAMNPKPNWTGQNIVHVGSALEYGDIAGNLAEASPVNPTTLYGKSKLAGTNLLSQFCRKLGVKGITARLFTVYGPGEHDGRLLPSLLKAANDGQVLPLTAGTQQRDFTYVEDVADGLLRLAATQAQPGAVVNLATGRLTTVRRFIETAASILNIPENQLQFGAIPTRTEEMQHDPVAVDRLRRLVNWTPQTDIAEGIRRTKVFQRADAICAIQ, encoded by the coding sequence ATGCAAAAACTTCATAACGTTCCCCCTATGGTTTTAGGCGCTTCGGGCTTTATTGGCCGCTGGGTTTCCCGGCGGCTTTGTAGTCAAGGAGCAAGGCCGTTTCTGTTGGTTCGCAATCTGGCGGCAGCCGAGCGGGTTTTCTCCGATTACGAGATTTCCGGTGAAATCATTGAGGCTGATTTTCGGCATCTGGCGTCGGTTGGAACGATCATCGGCAAGGTCAAACCCGATGTGGTTTTCAATCTGGCGGGTTACGGCATAGATCGTTCGGAACGCGACGAAGAGCAAGCTTATCGAATCAATGCTGATCTGGTTGAAATGATCTGCAAAGCGATGGCGATGAATCCAAAACCGAATTGGACAGGACAAAACATCGTCCATGTCGGATCCGCTTTGGAATATGGAGACATTGCAGGCAATCTGGCCGAAGCTTCTCCTGTCAATCCGACGACGCTTTATGGCAAATCCAAATTGGCGGGCACAAACCTATTGTCGCAGTTTTGTCGCAAACTCGGGGTCAAAGGAATCACCGCGCGCCTGTTCACTGTGTATGGCCCAGGTGAGCACGATGGACGATTGCTGCCCTCATTGCTTAAAGCGGCAAATGATGGCCAGGTTTTGCCCCTGACAGCAGGAACTCAACAAAGAGATTTCACTTATGTCGAAGATGTCGCCGATGGTTTATTACGACTTGCTGCCACTCAGGCTCAGCCAGGCGCAGTCGTGAATTTGGCGACAGGACGGCTGACAACGGTTCGCCGCTTCATCGAAACGGCGGCTTCAATCCTCAACATCCCCGAAAACCAGTTGCAGTTTGGCGCAATTCCAACTCGAACCGAGGAAATGCAGCACGATCCCGTCGCCGTTGATCGGTTGCGGCGGTTGGTGAATTGGACGCCGCAGACCGACATTGCCGAAGGCATACGGCGGACGAAGGTTTTTCAGCGTGCCGATGCCATATGCGCAATCCAATGA
- a CDS encoding glycosyltransferase family 2 protein translates to MPCYNEEEIIGYTIPRFTAAFRKVGIKLELIAVDNGSRDRTGELIREMAASDPAIVYHRVEVNEGYGNGILSGIKICRGPWIGMIPCDGQVDAEDVVALFDAIKTTNGNVLGKVRRRFRMDGLWRKVVSVSYNLMVRMLWPKLGSIDVNGSPKILPRKVIEAMDLKSKNWFLDPEIVIKAHYMGLRVLEFNVFARMRGNGLSHVRVMTCWEFLRNLLIFRFSPEMPKWRRNLNSTLKTDKARAAA, encoded by the coding sequence ATGCCTTGTTACAACGAAGAAGAGATCATTGGCTACACCATTCCTCGTTTTACTGCTGCCTTCAGAAAAGTTGGCATTAAGCTGGAGTTGATTGCCGTGGACAACGGTTCGCGCGACCGAACCGGAGAACTGATTCGCGAAATGGCGGCCAGCGATCCGGCGATTGTTTATCACCGCGTCGAAGTCAATGAAGGATATGGCAATGGGATTTTGAGCGGCATTAAGATCTGCCGCGGGCCTTGGATTGGCATGATTCCCTGTGACGGTCAGGTTGACGCCGAAGACGTGGTGGCGTTGTTCGATGCAATCAAAACCACGAACGGTAACGTGTTGGGCAAAGTCCGGCGGAGATTCCGTATGGACGGGTTATGGCGCAAAGTCGTTTCCGTCAGTTACAACCTGATGGTGCGCATGCTGTGGCCTAAATTGGGTTCGATTGACGTGAACGGCAGTCCGAAAATTCTGCCGCGTAAAGTGATTGAAGCGATGGATTTGAAATCAAAGAACTGGTTTCTGGACCCCGAAATTGTCATCAAGGCGCATTACATGGGGTTGCGCGTACTGGAGTTCAACGTCTTCGCACGAATGCGCGGCAACGGATTGTCACACGTGCGCGTTATGACCTGCTGGGAGTTTTTGCGGAACCTGCTGATCTTTCGCTTTTCTCCCGAAATGCCCAAATGGCGTCGAAATCTGAATTCGACGCTGAAGACGGACAAAGCGCGCGCCGCCGCTTAA